TTGAGCGCTTGAATACGGCGCAGGGCTTCTTCCCGGCTAACTTCCTCGCGGATTACCGGCAGTTTTTTCTTGATAATTTTGACCATCTCTTTTTTGATGGCTTTTAGGTCCTGTTCAGTGAATGGTTCCGGGTGGTCAAAGTCGTAATAGAACCCGTCTTCGATCCACGGTCCAATCGTAACTTTGGCTTTGGGAAATAGCCGTTGCACTGCCATCGCCATCACATGGGAGGCCGTGTGCCGAATGCGCTTGAGCCGCTCGGATTCGCTCGTTTTGGGTAGATGAATGGGTGTCGTTTCACTCATGCCCCTATCATAACGCAGGCGAAGGCGTGCAGAGCGAGGCGAGGCGTTGGCTGTCCAGCAAAAACAGCGTCAGGGTATCGTTGTGCAGACGCACTACATGGCTGGCGAGTCCCAAGGTATCCGCTTGCCGATAGGTGGGGGGCAGTGGTTGGAGTTGGTCAGGTGCCACATCCACCAAAGCCGGTATCACGCCACAGGGAATGCCGTACAGTTCCTGACCGTTGCGGGCAATGATCAAGTGGGT
This DNA window, taken from Gloeomargarita sp. SKYB120, encodes the following:
- a CDS encoding chemotaxis protein CheW, which encodes MKILHFPLGPLQLGFPLTQVQKVIPYPTVFSSGQKPIGLAHFEQQEVIVLDLHQYLFGQPSVAAPTHLIIARNGQELYGIPCGVIPALVDVAPDQLQPLPPTYRQADTLGLASHVVRLHNDTLTLFLLDSQRLASLCTPSPAL